The following proteins are co-located in the Doryrhamphus excisus isolate RoL2022-K1 chromosome 3, RoL_Dexc_1.0, whole genome shotgun sequence genome:
- the leap2 gene encoding liver-expressed antimicrobial peptide 2: MQMQESHLCRVALCLVLLVLTQQVGSGPVQSPEHTGKRIARTSPLWRIMNSKPFGAYCQNNYECSTGLCRAGHCSTNQHPPSEVANY; the protein is encoded by the exons ATGCAGATGCAAGAAAGTCACTTATGTAGGGTCGCTCTGTGCCTGGTTCTGCTGGTTCTGACCCAGCAG GTGGGCTCAGGTCCCGTACAGAGTCCAGAACACACGGGCAAGAGAATAGCCCGCACAAGCCCGCTGTGGAGGATCATGAACAGTAAACCTTTTGGCGCTTACTGCCAGAACAACTACGAGTGTTCCACCGGACTCTGCAG AGCGGGACACTGCTCCACCAACCAGCATCCTCCCTCTGAGGTGGCCAACTACTAG